A window of the Gossypium hirsutum isolate 1008001.06 chromosome A05, Gossypium_hirsutum_v2.1, whole genome shotgun sequence genome harbors these coding sequences:
- the LOC107904294 gene encoding malate dehydrogenase [NADP], chloroplastic, with protein sequence MAVAELSTSCTKTHSSQLSLSSSSSSRFSHHFRRSFRPLPTTRNPTISCSVASDQVQTPIPVQAQDLKGKSECYGVFCLTYDLQAEEETKSWKKLINIAVSGAAGMISNHLLFKIASGEVFGPNQPVALKLLGSERSIQALEGVAMELEDSLFPLLREVSIGINPYEVFQDAEWALLIGAKPRGPGMERADLLDINGQIFAEQGKALNASASPNVKVIVVGNPCNTNALICMKNAPKIPAKNFHALTRLDENRAKCQLALKAGVFYDQVSNMTIWGNHSTTQVPDFLNARIKGLPVKEVIKDHKWLEEEFTEKVQKRGGVLIKKWGRSSAASTAVSIVDAIRSLITPTPEGDWFSSGVYTNGNPYGIAEDIVFSMPCRSKGDGDYVLVKDVIFDDYLLKRIKKSEAELLAEKRCVAHLTGEGIGFCDLPEDTMLPGEM encoded by the exons ATGGCGGTGGCAGAGTTATCGACTTCCTGTACCAAAACTCACTCTTCACAGCTCTCACtctcatcttcatcttcttctcgtTTCTCTCATCATTTCCGTCGTTCCTTTCGACCCCTACCCACAACCAGGAATCCTACCATCTCATGCTCTGTTGCATCAGA TCAAGTTCAAACCCCAATACCTGTACAAGCTCAGGATCTCAAGGGGAAGAGTGAATGCTATGGTGTCTTCTGCCTCACTTATGATCTCCAAGCT GAAGAGGAGACAAAATCATGGAAGAAACTAATTAATATAGCTGTTTCTGGTGCTGCTGGGATGATATCTAACCATCTTCTTTTCAAA ATTGCATCTGGTGAAGTCTTTGGACCAAATCAGCCTGTCGCTCTGAAACTATTGGGATCGGAAAGGTCAATACAGGCTCTCGAAG GAGTGGCCATGGAACTTGAAGATTCCTTGTTTCCTTTATTAAGAGAGGTTAGTATTGGAATAAATCCATATGAAGTGTTCCAAGATGCTGAATGGGCTCTTCTGATTGGGGCAAAGCCACGAGGGCCTGGAATGGAACGAGCTGATTTGTTGGACATCAATGGGCAGATATTTGCTGAGCAG GGAAAAGCTCTCAATGCTTCTGCATCTCCTAATGTCAAGGTGATAGTAGTGGGCAATCCCTGCAATACCAA TGCCTTAATTTGTATGAAAAATGCTCCAAAGATACCTGCAAAGAATTTCCATGCACTGACTAGGTTGGATGAAAATAGAGCGAAATGCCAG CTTGCCCTAAAAGCAGGTGTCTTCTACGATCAAGTGTCAAACATGACCATCTGGGGAAATCACTCAACAACTCAG GTTCCAGACTTCCTAAATGCTAGAATCAAGGGCTTACCTGTCAAAGAGGTCATCAAGGATCACAAATGGTTAGAAGAGGAGTTTACTGAAAAGGTCCAAAAG AGAGGCGgtgttttaattaagaaatgggGAAGATCTTCAGCCGCATCTACTGCTGTGTCAATCGTTGATGCCATCAGATCTCTAATAACTCCGACACCCGAGGGTGATTGGTTTTCTTCTGGA GTTTATACCAATGGCAATCCATATGGTATAGCGGAGGATATCGTCTTCAGCATGCCATGCCGATCAAAA GGAGATGGCGATTATGTACTTGTCAAGGACGTGATCTTCGATGACTATCTGCTCAAGCGAATTAAAAAG TCGGAAGCGGAATTGCTGGCGGAGAAGAGATGTGTGGCTCACCTTACAGGGGAG GGTATTGGTTTCTGTGATCTACCTGAGGATACAATGCTTCCTGGAGAAATGTAA
- the LOC107903030 gene encoding zinc finger protein ZAT5, whose product MDVVAMGCRHHTNVVKGKRTKRSRPQSPIPFAILCNNGGEVDGIGNSCSSSSFGYQDSTTEEEEDMANCLILLAQGKSRESPKDMLVYKKFTSRKFLETASNGTGKAGYYVYECKTCNRTFSSFQALGGHRASHKKPKATLSEAAMVEAAYEEQGPNNNNNNSKVKVKVHECSICGAEFTSGQALGGHMRRHRGSIGNHVNVLTTNTTLSLTVPMALESEKPKKPPNVLSLSLDLNLPAPEDDHRESEFTFASSQQQQQQSPLVFSASTLVDCHY is encoded by the coding sequence ATGGATGTTGTTGCAATGGGGTGTAGACATCATACCAATGTTGTAAAAGGGAAGCGAACGAAGCGGTCGAGGCCTCAATCACCCATCCCTTTTGCCATTCTATGCAACAATGGAGGTGAAGTTGATGGGATTGGGAATAGTTGTTCTTCCTCTTCTTTCGGATATCAAGATAGCACCACCGAGGAAGAAGAAGATATGGCCAACTGTTTGATCCTCCTGGCGCAAGGCAAATCCAGAGAATCCCCGAAAGACATGCTGGTTTACAAGAAATTCACTAGTAGAAAGTTCTTGGAAACGGCTTCTAATGGGACAGGCAAGGCCGGGTACTATGTTTACGAGTGCAAAACATGTAACAGAACATTCTCTTCATTCCAAGCCCTTGGCGGTCATAGGGCTAGCCATAAGAAACCCAAGGCTACACTGTCTGAGGCTGCCATGGTTGAAGCAGCATATGAAGAACAAGGTcctaataacaataataataacagtaagGTTAAGGTTAAGGTTCATGAATGCTCCATTTGTGGGGCTGAGTTTACCTCTGGACAAGCCTTGGGAGGGCATATGAGAAGGCATAGAGGGTCAATAGGTAATCATGTTAATGTTCTTACAACCAACACAACATTGTCTTTGACAGTTCCAATGGCATTGGAATCTGAGAAACCTAAGAAACCACCAAATGTTTTGTCTTTAAGCTTGGATCTCAATCTTCCTGCCCCGGAAGACGATCACCGGGAATCCGAATTCACCTTTGCTTCCAGccagcagcaacaacaacaatCTCCTCTTGTCTTCTCAGCCTCCACTTTGGTGGATTGCCATTACTAA
- the LOC121229717 gene encoding bZIP transcription factor 60, with amino-acid sequence MYVKDLEMKSRYLEGECRRLSCLLQWSIAENQALRFTLNQRCAFDASSAKQESAVLLLESLLLGSLLWFLGIMCLFTLQRLPKSLLENEEKRGPERVAHSNLVGQSFVKTRRCKASKRKMKEFNVTGIPIPF; translated from the exons ATGTATGTTAAGGATCTGGAGATGAAGAGTAGGTATTTAGAAGGGGAATGTAGGAGACTGAGCTGTTTGCTTCAATGGTCCATTGCAGAGAATCAAGCTCTTCGTTTTACTTTAAACCAGCGTTGTGCATTTGATGCTTCCTCGGCCAAGCAGGAGTCTGCTGTGCTCTTGTTGG AATCCCTGCTGTTGGGTTCCCTGCTTTGGTTCCTGGGCATCATGTGCCTGTTCACCCTGCAAAGGTTGCCCAAGTCTCTTCTGGAAAACGAGGAAAAAAGAGGTCCTGAAAGAGTGGCTCATAGTAACTTGGTGGGACAGTCTTTTGTGAAGACTAGGCGATGCAAGGCatcaaaaagaaagatgaaagaaTTTAATGTTACTGGAATTCCAATTCCATTTTAG